From a region of the Rhinopithecus roxellana isolate Shanxi Qingling chromosome 8, ASM756505v1, whole genome shotgun sequence genome:
- the GREM2 gene encoding gremlin-2, which yields MFWKLSLSLFLVAVLVKVAEARKNRPAGAIPSPYKDGSSNNSERWQHQIKEVLASSQEALVVTERKYLKSDWCKTQPLRQTVSEEGCRSRTILNRFCYGQCNSFYIPRHVKKEEESFQSCAFCKPQRVTSVLVELECPGLDPPFRLKKIQKVKQCRCMSVNLSDSDKQ from the coding sequence ATGTTCTGGAAGCTTTCCCTGTCCTTGTTCCTGGTGGCCGTGCTGGTAAAGGTGGCGGAAGCCCGGAAGAACCGGCCGGCGGGCGCCATCCCCTCGCCTTACAAGGACGGCAGCAGCAACAACTCGGAGAGATGGCAGCACCAGATCAAGGAGGtgctggcctccagccaggaggccCTGGTGGTCACCGAGCGCAAGTACCTCAAGAGTGACTGGTGCAAGACGCAGCCGCTGCGGCAGACGGTGAGCGAGGAGGGCTGCCGGAGCCGCACCATCCTCAACCGCTTCTGCTATGGCCAGTGCAACTCCTTCTACATCCCGCGGCAcgtgaagaaggaggaggagtctTTCCAGTCCTGCGCCTTCTGCAAGCCCCAGCGCGTCACCTCCGTCCTGGTGGAGCTCGAGTGCCCCGGCCTGGACCCACCCTTCCGACTCAAGAAAATCCAGAAGGTGAAGCAGTGCCGCTGCATGTCGGTGAACCTGAGCGACTCGGACAAGCAGTGA